A window from Oncorhynchus mykiss isolate Arlee chromosome 9, USDA_OmykA_1.1, whole genome shotgun sequence encodes these proteins:
- the LOC110532929 gene encoding fucolectin-like — protein YIVSRVIFVISFDISVLKRFFFFIPVVNVVVKGVATQSSLYGDGQANNAIDGNRESNYHKISCTHTEQETNPWRRVDLLDVYRVTAVTITNRGDCCPERLDGAEICIGNSLENNGINNPSSFRCVVISNIPAGETNRFQCNEMEGRYVVVVIPGQNKILTLCEVEVYSILTCNYLQLSSLFT, from the exons TATATCGTGTCACGTGTGATTTTTGTGATTTCATTTGACATTTCTGtgttaaaacgtttttttttctttATCCCTGTAGTAAATGTCGTGGTGAAAGGAGTGGCCACCCAGTCATCACTGTATGGGGATGGCCAGGCTAACAATGCTATTGATGGCAACAGAGAATCAAACTATCACAAAATATcctgcacacacactgaacagGAGACCAACCCCTGGCGGAGAGTGGACCTGCTGGATGTGTACAGAGTGACAGCTGTCACCATCACCAACAGAGGAGACTGCTGTCCTGAGAGACTTGATGGTGCTGAGATCTGCATCGGTAACTCACTGGAGAACAACGGCATCAACAACCCCAG TTCCTTCAGATGTGTTGTCATCTCCAACATCCCAGCAGGAGAGACGAACAGGTTCCAGTGTAATGAGATGGAGGGTCGCTATGTTGTTGTGGTGATCCCTGGACAGAACAAGATTCTCACTCTGTGTGAGGTGGAGGTTTACAGCATTCTTACATGTAATTATCTGCAACTATCTTCACTTTTCACATGA